One Carassius auratus strain Wakin chromosome 4, ASM336829v1, whole genome shotgun sequence DNA segment encodes these proteins:
- the LOC113057159 gene encoding potassium voltage-gated channel subfamily A member 1, which produces MYKGLFVLYSTGRFLNEYLNGLEMEIALVSFDKRGDGGSDGEPYQNQNSLDHPRLVHNKELYSRSPQQSSWKMNDMNNTMMGCTENTVDYYSPHLFEEDIMDMDHENNERVLINIAGLRFETQLGTLNQFPDTLLGDPDKRIKYFDPLRNEYFFDRNRPSFDGILYFYQSGGKIRRPVNVSIDVFADEIRFYQLGEEAMDRFREDEGFIKEEEKPLPQNEFQKQVWLIFEYPESSSPARGIAIVSVLVITISIITFCLETLPEFRDERELPVTSRAVNATQERPSLTFSDPFFIIETTCVIWFTFELFVRFFACPSKSEFSKTIMNIIDIMSIMPYFITLVTELAEQQGQEHNNGQQAMSLAILRVIRLVRVFRIFKLSRHSKGLQILGQTLKASMRELGLLIFFLFIGVILFSSAVFFAEADEPESHFSSIPDAFWWAVVTMTTVGYGDMRPVTVGGKIVGSLCAIAGVLTIALPVPVIVSNFNYFYHRETDQDQASLREEPNNGGPLNQCDDLHGLRKSSTSNSKDREYNEETNIPVEKTNMKANSRMDIKRSLYTFCLDTRETDL; this is translated from the coding sequence ATGTACAAGGGGCTTTTCGTTTTGTATTCGACAGGTCGTTttcttaatgaatatttaaatggCTTGGAAATGGAGATAGCTTTGGTGAGCTTTGACAAGCGGGGTGATGGAGGCAGTGATGGAGAACCATATCAAAACCAAAACTCCCTGGATCATCCACGCTTGGTCCACAACAAAGAACTCTACTCGAGAAGTCCACAGCAGAGCTCGTGGAAAATGAACGACATGAACAACACAATGATGGGCTGCACTGAGAACACGGTGGATTATTACAGTCCCCATTTGTTTGAAGAGGACATTATGGATATGGACCATGAGAACAACGAACGGGTTCTTATCAATATCGCCGGCCTGAGGTTCGAGACGCAGCTGGGCACTCTGAACCAGTTTCCCGACACTTTACTGGGAGACCCGGACAAGAGAATCAAGTATTTCGACCCGCTCAGGAACGAGTATTTCTTTGACCGCAACAGACCGAGTTTTGACGGAATTCTCTATTTCTATCAGTCTGGCGGGAAAATCCGGCGACCCGTTAACGTGTCCATCGACGTGTTTGCCGACGAGATCCGCTTTTATCAGCTGGGAGAAGAAGCGATGGACCGTTTCCGCGAGGATGAGGGCTTTATCAAAGAAGAAGAGAAGCCGTTGCCACAGAACGAGTTTCAGAAACAGGTGTGGCTCATCTTTGAGTACCCGGAGAGCTCCAGTCCTGCGCGAGGCATAGCTATCGTCTCCGTCCTCGTCATCACCATCTCCATCATAACGTTCTGTCTGGAAACTTTACCCGAGTTCCGCGACGAGCGCGAGCTTCCGGTGACGAGTCGCGCGGTCAATGCGACTCAAGAGCGTCCGTCGCTCACCTTCAGCGACCCGTTCTTCATCATTGAAACCACCTGTGTGATTTGGTTCACCTTTGAGCTCTTCGTGCGCTTCTTTGCCTGTCCTAGTAAGTCTGAATTCTCCAAAACCATCATGAACATCATTGACATTATGTCTATCATGCCTTACTTCATCACCTTGGTCACAGAGCTGGCGGAGCAGCAGGGCCAGGAGCACAATAACGGCCAGCAGGCCATGTCTCTGGCCATCCTGAGGGTCATTCGTTTGGTTCGGGTGTTTCGTATATTTAAGCTCTCTAGACACTCAAAGGGGCTTCAGATCTTGGGCCAGACTTTAAAAGCCAGCATGCGAGAGCTGGGCCTCTTGATCTTCTTTCTTTTCATTGGTGTCATATTATTCTCCAGTGCGGTCTTCTTCGCCGAGGCAGACGAACCCGAGTCTCACTTCTCCAGCATCCCAGACGCCTTCTGGTGGGCTGTGGTGACCATGACCACAGTCGGATATGGTGACATGAGACCGGTGACCGTGGGGGGCAAGATCGTGGGCTCGCTGTGTGCCATCGCAGGGGTGCTGACCATCGCGTTACCGGTGCCGGTCATTGTGTCTAACTTCAACTATTTCTACCACAGAGAAACCGACCAAGACCAGGCGTCTCTCAGAGAGGAGCCAAATAATGGTGGGCCTTTAAACCAATGTGACGATCTCCATGGACTGAGGAAATCATCAACCTCTAATTCAAAAGATAGAGAgtataatgaagaaacaaacattcCAGTTGAGAAGACTAACATGAAAGCTAACAGCAGGATGGATATTAAACGCTCCCTTTATACGTTTTGCTTGGACACTAGAGAAACTGACCTCTAG